The Chryseobacterium sp. 52 genome includes a region encoding these proteins:
- a CDS encoding thrombospondin type 3 repeat-containing protein, with amino-acid sequence MRIYFILLFLFSFLWIQAQETIDKDGLKKCRKEWDKKKCLSDEDGDGILFYLDQCPKEKGSVENNGCPWPDEDKDGILDKEDNCRDLAGPIENNGCPLLDTDGDGIFDKDDACPTQPGMVENLGCPLRKRDCGNLYEREKERYEKDIEQLEKMNFSSLFDVICGDPDFKRFFLQPKKVLFLRKSTIGGGPECGNDAYYDCKHFEKQIGSEVFNKLWSEGNFAKFRKKTGNGTIIPVSVFHGGGEIFFGWESDENNFFVNTGNIPFYKGKITDNDKENNFYYVSPQKPVKKLSMIRKDNKFVDLQEVSFGISMMPKYDMDSQLGFLIMLSFSDPKSGYFSQPAKYYQYKKGKWTVTKNFND; translated from the coding sequence ATGAGAATTTATTTTATACTGCTTTTTCTTTTCTCCTTTTTATGGATTCAGGCGCAGGAAACTATCGATAAGGACGGATTAAAAAAATGCAGAAAAGAATGGGATAAAAAGAAGTGTCTTTCAGATGAAGATGGGGATGGAATTCTTTTTTATCTGGATCAGTGTCCCAAAGAAAAAGGCTCTGTTGAAAATAACGGTTGTCCATGGCCTGATGAAGACAAAGACGGTATCCTTGATAAGGAAGATAACTGTAGGGATTTGGCAGGACCCATTGAAAATAATGGCTGTCCTCTGCTTGATACAGATGGAGATGGAATTTTTGATAAAGATGATGCCTGTCCTACGCAGCCAGGTATGGTTGAAAATCTTGGTTGTCCACTACGAAAAAGAGACTGTGGTAATTTATATGAAAGGGAAAAAGAACGTTATGAAAAGGATATTGAACAGCTTGAAAAAATGAATTTCAGCAGTCTTTTTGATGTCATCTGCGGAGATCCGGATTTTAAAAGATTCTTTTTGCAGCCTAAAAAAGTTCTTTTTCTGAGAAAATCGACCATAGGTGGCGGGCCTGAATGTGGAAATGATGCTTACTATGACTGTAAACATTTTGAGAAACAAATAGGTTCGGAAGTTTTTAATAAGCTTTGGAGCGAAGGTAATTTTGCCAAGTTTAGAAAGAAAACAGGTAATGGAACTATTATTCCGGTATCGGTTTTCCATGGAGGAGGAGAGATTTTTTTTGGTTGGGAAAGTGATGAAAACAATTTTTTTGTCAATACAGGAAATATTCCTTTTTATAAAGGAAAAATAACGGATAACGATAAGGAAAATAATTTTTATTACGTTTCACCTCAAAAGCCGGTTAAAAAATTATCTATGATCAGAAAAGATAATAAATTTGTTGATCTGCAGGAGGTGAGTTTTGGAATTTCTATGATGCCAAAATATGATATGGATTCACAATTAGGTTTTCTCATTATGCTTAGTTTCTCAGATCCTAAATCAGGATACTTTTCACAACCGGCTAAATACTATCAATACAAAAAAGGAAAATGGACGGTTACGAAAAACTTTAATGATTAA
- a CDS encoding M16 family metallopeptidase, translating into MKKQLTYIAAAFFFAGTISAQKIDLNAMPKPGPTPAINIAKPKTFQLSNGLTVMVVENNKLPRVNTTLSMDRPPFNEGGVTGVSSIMAEQFENGTTNLTKEDFNKKVDYLGASLNFSSNGAFANSLSKYFPEVLALMADAIINPKFSAEEIQNSKERALEGLKSGEKNASAIASKVSNALMYGKNTARGEFETVESINKIQLADVQNVYKKYYAPDNAYLVIVGDVKFDQVKSLVEKAFSGWKKANTPVVALEPASNVAKTEINVVDVPSAVQSVVSVNNLNNLKMKDPNYFAATMANYILGGGGEARLFMNLREKNGFTYGAYSSMSADKYSSDFSADASVRNEVTDKAVKEFMNELTAISTVKPEELENAKAKLKGSFIMSLEKPETIAKFALNQKVQDLPSDFYTNYLKSIDKVTAADISNAVKANILPNQSRIFIAGKASDISEGLEKLGYAVKYFDKEANPVAKPTTQKVDNAVTVASIADKYITAIGGKANLAKITSYTMNASMSMQGQAIEFKITKAQGGKEATTVTAMGQVVQKQVFDGKQGYSEQMGQKAQMKPEQIAEKQKNAELFEELGFAKSADYKVAGIEKIGGEDSYAVKGNNTTYYYSVATGLKTGETKTAKAQGQEITIPTVFSNYKEVNGVKMPYTISVNQMGMDMTMDVKSYDINQAKDTDFK; encoded by the coding sequence ATGAAAAAGCAATTAACATATATAGCTGCAGCGTTTTTTTTCGCAGGAACGATTTCAGCGCAAAAAATTGATCTTAACGCAATGCCGAAACCGGGACCTACTCCTGCGATCAACATTGCTAAACCAAAAACTTTTCAACTGAGCAACGGACTTACGGTAATGGTTGTAGAAAATAACAAATTACCAAGAGTAAATACGACACTTTCTATGGACAGACCTCCATTCAATGAAGGAGGAGTAACCGGAGTAAGCTCTATCATGGCTGAACAGTTCGAAAACGGAACAACTAATTTAACTAAAGAGGATTTCAACAAAAAAGTAGATTATCTGGGAGCAAGTTTAAATTTCTCTTCCAATGGTGCTTTCGCAAACTCTCTTTCAAAATATTTCCCTGAAGTATTAGCCCTGATGGCAGATGCAATCATTAATCCTAAATTCTCTGCTGAAGAAATTCAGAATTCAAAAGAAAGGGCATTAGAAGGATTAAAATCTGGAGAGAAAAATGCTTCTGCTATTGCTTCAAAGGTTTCCAATGCATTAATGTATGGTAAAAATACAGCAAGAGGTGAGTTTGAAACAGTAGAATCTATCAATAAAATTCAGTTAGCTGACGTACAAAACGTTTATAAAAAATACTACGCTCCGGACAATGCTTATTTAGTGATTGTAGGAGATGTGAAATTTGACCAGGTAAAATCATTGGTTGAAAAAGCATTCAGTGGATGGAAAAAGGCCAACACGCCTGTAGTAGCGCTTGAGCCTGCTTCTAATGTTGCTAAAACAGAGATCAATGTTGTAGATGTTCCTTCAGCTGTACAGTCTGTAGTTTCAGTAAACAACCTGAACAATCTTAAAATGAAGGATCCTAACTACTTCGCAGCTACTATGGCTAACTACATCTTAGGCGGTGGTGGTGAAGCGAGACTTTTCATGAATCTTCGTGAGAAAAACGGATTCACTTACGGAGCTTATTCCAGTATGAGTGCTGACAAATATTCTTCTGATTTTTCAGCTGATGCCAGCGTAAGAAATGAAGTTACGGATAAAGCGGTTAAAGAATTTATGAATGAACTTACCGCTATTTCTACCGTAAAACCTGAAGAACTGGAAAATGCTAAGGCTAAACTGAAAGGTTCTTTCATTATGTCTTTAGAGAAGCCGGAAACAATTGCAAAATTTGCTTTAAATCAAAAAGTGCAGGACTTACCTTCTGATTTCTACACCAATTATTTAAAGTCAATTGACAAAGTAACTGCTGCAGATATTTCCAATGCGGTAAAAGCCAATATTCTACCTAACCAAAGCAGAATTTTCATCGCTGGTAAAGCTTCTGATATTTCTGAAGGATTGGAAAAACTGGGATATGCTGTAAAATATTTTGATAAAGAGGCTAATCCTGTTGCAAAACCAACTACACAAAAAGTTGACAATGCTGTAACAGTAGCTTCTATTGCTGACAAATACATCACTGCAATCGGAGGAAAAGCTAATCTGGCTAAAATCACTTCGTATACCATGAATGCTTCTATGTCTATGCAAGGGCAGGCTATCGAGTTTAAGATCACAAAAGCTCAGGGCGGGAAAGAAGCAACAACAGTAACAGCAATGGGACAGGTTGTTCAAAAGCAGGTTTTCGACGGAAAGCAAGGCTACTCTGAACAAATGGGACAAAAAGCTCAGATGAAACCTGAACAGATTGCCGAAAAGCAGAAAAATGCTGAATTGTTTGAAGAGCTAGGTTTCGCAAAATCTGCAGACTACAAAGTGGCAGGAATTGAAAAAATCGGAGGTGAAGATTCTTATGCTGTAAAAGGTAACAACACAACGTATTATTACAGTGTAGCTACAGGATTAAAAACCGGAGAAACTAAAACAGCAAAAGCTCAGGGACAGGAAATTACGATTCCTACCGTTTTCTCTAATTATAAAGAGGTTAATGGGGTAAAAATGCCATATACCATCTCTGTAAATCAAATGGGAATGGATATGACGATGGATGTAAAATCATACGACATCAATCAGGCTAAGGATACCGATTTTAAATAA
- a CDS encoding M16 family metallopeptidase, whose product MKKRLLSVAAASFFGMVLNAQQIKFEEYDLPNGLHVILHQDNSAPVVTTGVMYHVGAKDEVKGRTGFAHFFEHLLFEGTPNIKRGEWFKIVSSNGGQNNANTTNDRTYYYETFPSNNEQLGLWMESERMRHAVINQVGVDTQREVVKEEKRLRMDNQPYGNLFPTIQKNLFTNHPYNWPTIGSMEDLNSAKLEEFQAFYKKYYIPNNATLVVAGDIKPEQTKKWIQEYYGGIQKGTLYPKDFPKDAPITQEKEVTATDPNIQLPAYIFAYRTPANKEKDAYVLDMLSSYLSNGKSSVLYKKLVDQDKKALAVQAFNQGLEDYSIFAFFAIPMGQTTKQTLQSDIDAEIKKIQTNLISEEDYQKLQNQYENQFVNANSSIQGIAASLATNHVLMGNTNLINKEIDIYRSITRQDLQNAAKKYLNSNQRVIINYVPEKK is encoded by the coding sequence ATGAAAAAGCGACTTCTTTCTGTGGCAGCAGCATCTTTCTTCGGAATGGTACTGAATGCACAGCAAATTAAATTCGAAGAGTATGACCTGCCAAACGGCCTTCACGTAATTCTTCATCAGGACAATTCTGCACCGGTAGTCACTACAGGTGTCATGTACCATGTTGGTGCCAAGGATGAAGTAAAGGGAAGGACAGGTTTTGCCCACTTCTTTGAGCACCTTTTATTTGAAGGAACACCTAACATCAAAAGAGGTGAATGGTTCAAGATCGTTTCTTCAAACGGAGGACAAAATAACGCCAACACAACAAATGACAGAACGTATTATTACGAAACATTCCCTTCTAACAATGAACAATTGGGACTTTGGATGGAATCTGAAAGAATGCGTCATGCTGTCATCAACCAGGTGGGAGTAGATACTCAGAGAGAGGTTGTAAAAGAGGAGAAAAGATTAAGAATGGACAACCAGCCTTATGGAAATCTTTTCCCGACTATTCAGAAAAATTTATTTACGAATCACCCGTATAACTGGCCTACAATAGGCTCTATGGAAGATCTTAATTCTGCAAAACTTGAAGAGTTCCAGGCTTTCTATAAAAAATACTACATTCCAAATAATGCTACTTTAGTGGTTGCAGGAGATATCAAGCCTGAGCAGACTAAAAAATGGATTCAGGAATATTACGGAGGAATTCAAAAAGGAACTCTTTATCCGAAAGATTTCCCGAAAGATGCTCCTATCACTCAGGAAAAAGAAGTAACGGCTACAGATCCGAACATTCAGCTTCCTGCTTATATTTTTGCCTACAGAACTCCGGCTAATAAGGAGAAAGACGCTTACGTACTGGATATGCTTTCTTCTTATCTGAGCAATGGTAAATCTTCAGTTTTATACAAAAAATTAGTTGATCAGGATAAAAAAGCACTTGCTGTACAGGCTTTCAACCAGGGTCTTGAAGATTACAGTATTTTCGCATTCTTTGCTATTCCAATGGGACAGACTACAAAACAGACATTACAGTCTGATATTGATGCTGAAATCAAAAAAATTCAGACCAACCTGATTTCTGAAGAAGATTATCAAAAACTGCAAAACCAGTATGAGAATCAGTTTGTAAATGCCAATTCAAGTATTCAGGGAATTGCTGCTTCACTGGCAACCAACCACGTATTGATGGGTAATACCAATTTGATCAATAAGGAAATAGACATCTACAGATCTATCACAAGACAGGATCTGCAGAACGCAGCTAAAAAATATTTAAATTCTAATCAAAGGGTAATCATTAATTACGTTCCTGAAAAAAAGTAA